From Helicobacter sp. MIT 05-5293, one genomic window encodes:
- the purH gene encoding bifunctional phosphoribosylaminoimidazolecarboxamide formyltransferase/IMP cyclohydrolase, giving the protein MYALLSVSDKEGIVEFAHNLVALGYKILSTGGTLKLLKDSHIESIDIGTYTQSEEMFDGRVKTLHPKIHGGILYRRDHPQDAQIAQEKGINAIDIVCVNLYPFKATIEKTDDFDCIIENIDIGGPAMIRSAAKNHHNVLVVTDKNDYQPIIEILKNHQNTLEFRQKLMIKAFEHTAQYDAIIANYMNKRFNEGFGQKAFIVGDKVLQTRYGENPHQKGALYTFGDFWQKHFIIKKGEPSFNNLTDIHSAIKIASSFGQDAKAVCIVKHNNPCGFAIKDTLLQSYQSALQCDSVSAYGGVVALNGVVDENLAQVINQIFIEVLVAGDITPKALEVFASKKRMKIFTQNSPYLLSVQDTYDFKHIQGGFTFQENDTISEQEIKNATLVSKKNATQTQLKDLHIAYIIAALSKSNCVAYVKEGALVGMGMGMTSRVDASRAAIAKAKDMGLDLQGCVLASEAFFPFRDSVDLAHQIGVSAIIQPGGSIRDDEVIKACDEYGIAMYFTHTRHFLH; this is encoded by the coding sequence ATGTATGCGTTACTAAGCGTAAGCGATAAAGAAGGTATTGTAGAATTTGCACATAATCTCGTAGCTTTAGGCTATAAGATTCTAAGCACAGGCGGGACACTCAAGCTCTTAAAAGATTCTCATATTGAATCCATTGACATTGGCACATACACGCAAAGCGAAGAAATGTTTGATGGGCGTGTGAAAACCTTACACCCTAAGATTCACGGCGGTATTTTGTATCGGAGAGATCACCCACAAGATGCGCAAATAGCACAAGAAAAAGGTATTAATGCGATTGATATTGTATGTGTGAATCTTTATCCCTTTAAAGCCACGATTGAAAAAACTGATGATTTTGATTGTATTATTGAAAACATCGATATTGGCGGTCCAGCGATGATTCGTTCAGCAGCAAAAAATCATCACAATGTCCTTGTCGTTACAGATAAAAACGACTACCAGCCTATCATTGAGATTCTCAAAAACCACCAAAACACACTAGAATTTCGCCAAAAATTGATGATTAAAGCTTTTGAACATACCGCGCAATATGATGCGATTATCGCAAATTATATGAACAAACGCTTTAACGAGGGATTCGGACAAAAAGCATTTATTGTAGGAGATAAAGTCTTACAAACGCGATATGGTGAGAATCCTCACCAAAAAGGCGCACTATACACCTTTGGAGACTTTTGGCAAAAGCATTTTATCATCAAAAAAGGCGAACCAAGCTTTAATAATCTCACCGATATTCACTCTGCAATCAAAATCGCCTCAAGCTTTGGGCAAGATGCAAAAGCAGTATGTATTGTCAAGCACAATAACCCTTGCGGATTTGCTATTAAAGATACTCTTTTACAATCCTATCAATCCGCACTTCAATGCGATAGTGTGAGTGCCTATGGTGGAGTGGTAGCGTTAAATGGCGTTGTCGATGAGAATCTCGCGCAAGTGATTAATCAAATCTTTATCGAGGTGCTTGTCGCTGGAGACATCACGCCTAAAGCCTTAGAGGTCTTTGCGTCCAAAAAGCGTATGAAAATCTTTACACAAAATTCTCCCTATCTGCTTTCTGTGCAAGATACTTATGATTTTAAACACATTCAAGGTGGATTCACATTCCAAGAGAATGATACTATCAGTGAGCAAGAAATCAAAAATGCCACACTTGTAAGCAAAAAGAACGCTACGCAAACCCAGCTCAAAGATTTGCATATCGCATATATAATCGCAGCACTTAGCAAGTCAAATTGTGTCGCCTATGTCAAAGAAGGTGCGCTTGTAGGTATGGGTATGGGTATGACAAGTCGTGTTGATGCTTCAAGAGCAGCGATTGCTAAAGCAAAAGATATGGGGCTTGATTTACAAGGCTGTGTGCTTGCATCAGAAGCGTTTTTCCCTTTCAGAGATAGTGTGGATTTAGCACATCAAATCGGTGTGAGTGCGATTATACAGCCCGGTGGAAGTATCCGCGATGATGAAGTGATAAAGGCTTGTGATGAGTATGGCATCGCAATGTATTTCACACATACGCGCCACTTTTTACATTAA
- a CDS encoding 3'-5' exonuclease — translation MICVFDVESIPDFHLLARQFGYEGDALEIIKSAFEAQMQKSGSEFLPPCFHRIVSIASVVCDEYGHFIKVGHFGQKFIDSLSSQSDFLSLDFLDHLESTLLHEFWSFFNQKQPKLVSFNGRGFDLIALTLRAMRYNISAYGYFEQDNPAFNKNKWENYRQRYAERFHTDLLDALGAFGAVRNLNLDSVCQMLNLVGKYDMSGDQVHRLYLGSEDKKQALMTINHYCHSDVLNTYWLYLKYELLKGELLESDYYTILQGFLEKLPSDKPYSDIFKSTIQAHLDSYTAKGH, via the coding sequence ATGATTTGTGTATTTGATGTCGAAAGTATTCCTGATTTTCATCTTTTAGCGCGTCAATTTGGTTATGAGGGCGATGCGCTTGAAATTATCAAAAGTGCCTTTGAAGCGCAGATGCAAAAAAGCGGGAGCGAATTTTTGCCTCCTTGTTTTCATCGTATTGTGAGTATTGCAAGTGTGGTGTGTGATGAATATGGGCATTTTATCAAAGTTGGGCATTTTGGGCAAAAGTTTATAGATTCTCTTTCTTCTCAAAGTGATTTTTTGTCTTTGGATTTTTTGGATCATTTAGAATCTACTCTTCTTCATGAGTTTTGGTCTTTTTTTAACCAAAAACAGCCTAAGCTTGTGAGTTTTAACGGACGAGGCTTTGATTTGATTGCGCTTACTTTGCGCGCGATGCGTTATAATATCAGTGCTTATGGTTATTTTGAGCAAGACAATCCTGCTTTTAATAAAAACAAATGGGAAAATTATCGTCAGCGATATGCCGAACGCTTTCACACGGATTTGCTCGATGCTTTGGGTGCGTTTGGCGCGGTAAGGAATCTCAATCTCGATAGTGTGTGTCAAATGCTGAATCTTGTCGGTAAATACGATATGAGCGGGGATCAAGTGCATCGTCTTTATCTTGGCAGTGAGGATAAAAAACAGGCTTTAATGACAATTAATCATTATTGTCATAGTGATGTGCTTAATACTTATTGGCTTTATTTGAAATATGAGTTACTGAAAGGTGAGCTTTTAGAATCTGATTATTATACGATATTGCAAGGCTTTTTAGAAAAGTTGCCTAGTGATAAGCCTTATTCAGACATTTTTAAATCAACGATTCAAGCGCATCTTGATTCTTATACAGCTAAGGGGCATTAG